DNA from Drosophila busckii strain San Diego stock center, stock number 13000-0081.31 chromosome 2R, ASM1175060v1, whole genome shotgun sequence:
AGGATTTGAtggcgagctgctgctggcctaTCGATGGAAATTGCtagcttattaaattgaatgtcATGTTATAGAACAGCTCACCTTTTGACTTGGGTCCGATTCTGTACAATGTTTACTTTCAACATGCGAGCATTTCTCtctaatatttaatacttaatttatatgtcAGTTGACTTACGGGTTGCGCAACTAAGGCCGCTCACGTTGCAATTTGCGTTTgcaaagtttgcttaaaaatttggcagcttttaatgcttaaactttgtaatattaatttttaagcaaaaccTGCATGCAACTTAAACCACAAAAACAGCGTGCGAGCAGTGCAGTAAAATCAATTTTCCCCTTAGCGCAAGCGAGAGACAAATAGCAAGCAAACATGTTGGAGTATTGCTCAATTCCTATGGTATGCgttatttttaagtatttttgcGGCACTCGTTACCGCATTTACGTGCGACAAATCGCATATGCGTAACTAGGCACTCAtcactaaaaaaaatgtgtatacAAAAGGTTTAAAATAAGTACATTTGCTGTGTGATAagcattaataacaaattgtgtgaaaaggacattaattatttattactctACCGTCTAATAaactaatgcaaatatataaaatgaagcCGATATTATAGTTTTGCGTGCATCGGCTGCTGGAAATCGGTAAAAGaaaacgctgcagcagcggcagcgctgcctgcctATGCGTCCCCCCTTGTGTAACAGCcctgtgtgtgcttgttgtgctcaagtgctgctgctcctgttttGAATAAATGTCCTgtctaaaatgaaaatgtctaTAAAGTGTTTTGTGGAATATTGTAGTGTGCAAAGTGTTAGAATAAAAGCACAAtaagctaagaaaaaaaagttaacGCTGCGTGATTTCTTGGCTTGGCCTAAAATGgtttacattaaatataaagaaaaattaaatttgtcacAAAACTAATGCAACTGTACTAGTGCATATGCAATACTAAATACATGCAAATGTAgcttatatgtatttttgttgtttttttttctgtctaAAAGTGGTTTCAGCTAGACTCGGTGAATTGCACACTTTGTCGATCAGTGGCATAGATAAGCAGGATCATGACCTTGGAAACGCAACCAATTGGCGGTGGTCTGTGCGATGGCAAAATCGCTGGACTGTACGATCTGGAGGAGACGCTGGGCTCGGGACATTTTGCAGTTGTCAAACTGGCAAGGCATGTGTTCACGGGTGCCAAAGTGGCAGTGAAAGTCGTTGATAAAACCAAACTGGACGAGGTCTCCAAAGCACATTTGTTTCAAGAAGTGCGGTATGTTAAGGCGACTTAATAAATCTTATAGatcattaattaatgtttgatATACAACAGCTGCATGAAACTAGTGCAGCATCCGAATGTGGTGCGGCTCTATGAAGTCATTGACACACAGACCAAGCTATATTTGGTGCTGGAGCTGGGAGATGGCGGTGATCTGTATGATTATATAATGAAGCATGATGCTGGCTTGAGTGAGGAGCTGGCGCGTAAATATTTCCGGCAAATACTGCGCGCAATCACGTACTGTCATCAATTGCACGTAGTGCATAGGTAAGCAAAGCTATAGCTAATTccataacatttaatttacgtAACGTTTTACGTGACACATGCAAACAGAGACTTGAAACCGGAGAATGTGGTTTTCTTTGAGAAATTGGGTCTGGTCAAGTTGACAGACTTTGGTTTTAGCAACAAGTTCTCGCCTGGGCAGAAACTGGAAACATTTTGCGGCAGCCTTGCCTATTCCGCCCCCGAAATTCTATTGGGTGACTCGTACGATGCACCAGCCGTAGGTAAGTGTGTCggtctgtctatgtgtgcttATGAATCACATGATaagcttatatttaattattgacaTTATCTGTTAGATATTTGGTCGCTGGGCGTTATACTCTATATGCTGGTATGTGGCCAGGCCCCTTTTGAAAAGGCCAACGATTCGGAGACGCTAACCATGATAATGGATTGCAAGTACAGCATGCCATCGCATGTGAGCAAGGACTGCAGCAATTTGATTGGCAGCATGCTGGTGCGAGATCCCAAGAAACGCGCCACCGTCGAAGAAATTGCATCATGCGCTTGGCTAAAGCAAACTGACGAGCCCGATGCAGTGGAGCATACGCTGCCGTTAGTAAGCCGCGAGCAGCTTAGCGAGGAGGATCATGCCTTTATAATTCAGAAAATGATAAACGGAAACATTGCGTCCAAGGAAGAGATACAGCAGTTAGTATCATCATATACTTGtactcaatttaaaattgattaatattaaactatacTCTTTGCAGAGCTCTTGATAAAAATAAGTACAATCACATAACGGCCACATATTTTCTGCTAGCAGAAATACTTTTACGCCGGCGAACCGAGGAGCaggcgcaaaaacaaaaacgtcaAGAGGCTAGCTTGAAGTGAGTGCGGaaaattgctgaaaatatataatgtgGCTCACCTATgtttcattttgaaaattacaGATTAGGAGATACCAATCGCCGTACGTTGGCTGAGAAACCAAGTCCAACAGAGAATCCCAAAGTAGTCGTGCCTATTAGCATAAATGTGACGCCAGCCACTCAATTTGCAAATGACAATGCCAAACCTGTAAATTTGCCACACTCTTGCTTCCATTAACATATAGTTGACaataagaaattttattttaggaCAAGCGTACCCGCAAGTGCAGCATTGTGCGCGAGGAGGATGAGGAGGAGTCTGCCAATGAAAGCGTTGGCATTGGCAATGAACTAAAGGTGGCCACAACGCGACGTGAATCTATTTCTGATGGACGCTTGCATCGTTCTGTACAGGACCGCAACAGCTCGCCAGCTCCAGAGACCGAAGtgccaataaaaataagcgCAAATATTGTTGTATCCTTCGATATAACGCTGGCCCAAAAGCTCAAGCAAATAGATAAATGTGCCAAGGTAGATGAGGACACCCTAAGCGGCCTTAAGGAGCTCGAAATTGGCAAATTAAAGCCATtaccgagcagcagcaagaatcCTGTGCTAACCCATCGCCGCACAAAGCTGAACAAAATACGCACGCCTTCATGCAGCAGCTCTGAGGCTTCGGATGATGATACCAAGACGCGTaataagaagaaaataaataaatttgtgggCGATGCACCTATTAGATTTCGCATGCATCGTCGAGACTCGCATGATGACTCAAGTGACTCGCAGGATCAGTTGTATCCACCGCCAGGCTCTAATAGCGGTAATgccaatttcatttcaaatagCGGCTCCGGTGTAAGCGGAAAAAAGGAAGATCAGGGACAGTGCAAAGAGGTTAGTGTGCTACATTTTTCCAgtataaattgattaataattcattaatattttgtcTAACAGCCAAATAAATCAGAAGAAACTCGCAAATCTCATACACAAAAGAACAGAAAACAGCAAAAGGATCATGTGGACAAACATTCCCATGTgaataagcaacaattagcATCGTTTGACAACAAATCAACACGTCGACGACGCATACGCGAAAGTCAATCATTGGATCGCATCACAGAGGCTCAGGAGTACGAGCTGCGTCAGCGTTGCTATGTAAATGAAGCAACAacacaccaacagcaacatatcGACCATAGAAATTCACTAAACAACTTGACCACATTCTCCGTTGCCGAAACTAAGGAAGAGTATGATGAGGAGTCTGAAATTGTGTCGGACCAAaagcaatatatttatgacaCCAATCATAGCAAAAGCTACAAGAACAATAACCATAAccatagcaacaacaacaacaacaacaacaataataatagtaacaCTTTCCACAACaccaataacaaaaagaaatccAACGAAACACCAAAAGATATTTATCGTCTAAACTCAGTCGAACAAATCGATTTGATTTTGGAGGATAAAAGCCTTACCAAAGCAATACATGTAACCGGCTCTAAATGCTTTGTCACCATGAAAAAGATACGAAGGCTCGGAAAATATTTTCCCGTAGTGAACTTCTCttaatagttttatattaatcaaCTGCAAAGTGCATTCTAAATCTTAAAACGTAGTAAATATGTAGAGAATATGCATCAAAGTgtatgtaaaacaaaaagataaGCTAAAAAGttattacaaacaaaacaaaattacatatgcaaaacatatttaaactAGCTTTagcgtaatttaatttattatgcaatcttcaatttgtaataaaaagaaaaggcaCACTTATTGACtatatgctaaatttatttactgatgaaaacaaaaaacaccaTTAGCAAAGCAGTCCCAGGGGCcgttaataacaattgttaacaagtattgactaaattatttatatgagcAGAGcgtaccaaaaaaaaagttaaaaacaaaacaaaatatgcatacatatgtgcttAGACGCAGGACTATCAGCATACCCattcacacattttttttaattaaatatattataacaCAAAATAGTATTTTGCtgtattacaaaattataatttatttattacaaattttataattaatcaataacaattataatgtagtttttataacatttaagtTGTAGTCTCCGACTTGCATAATATAGCAATAGGCATGGGTACAATGTACAATccaaaagtcaaataaaattattaaaaccaaacaaatggcttattcgtttttattttcagcctTAAACTTGGCGCTTAACATAGGCCAAAAAGTATATGGCATCGATTATGCCGGGTATCGATGCCTACATGTGACGGCAGTGACTCGTTACTTTTATTGTTACCTTGTGTAACAGCTTTGTGAATAGCGCTCATCTCTATTATGAAACTTTTGTGTAGaaaaaacttgaaaataatattgtagGTCTAGTAAACTGTGTGAAAACTGTAGCCACGATTAGCAACTATGCTGCGCATCTATCAAAACACATACCGGTAAGCAGACCATGCAGCAATGCTCAAAGAAATGCTAATATTCATTTGACGATTTCGTCAtcgttgttgttcttgctgttgccgcATTGCAATTTTAGGCGAACGGCTAGAAAAGCTGTTGTTTACTCCACAAAAGTTGCCTGCTGCAATCATTCCACGCTATGCAACATCACCGGCCAAGCACATTCAAAGCGCCATGGCGCAGGAGCACATTGGCAACAACATAACAATCAACGTCACGAAGAGTTTCTACTGGGTGGCAACCAGGCGAGAGGCTGGACAATACCGCCGCACTCGCGTGGTTACGGCATGCTAGTTGTGCGTATTCTAAGAGGGGCCTTGAAACTGCGTTACATTGTGCTGGGCGGTGCCATTGGTGGTGGTGTCTCATTGAGCAAAGTAAGTTATTGGCTTGGCATTGTGTTATATAATttgctaattgcaattatgcGGGTTGCAGAAATATGAGGATTGGAAGGATGGTTTGCCGGATCTTAAGTGGCTAGAGGATGCATTGCCGCAGGGTGAAAGGTGGAGTCAGTTTTCAAAGAATCTCATTGAGGTGGGCGGCCTGGTGAAGAATGCAATTGACATAGGTAAGTTGGCTTATTAGCAAGGAAAGCGTTTCCTTCCTGATTCTCTCTTCCTCTTTCTCTCACTTTAAATTGCCATAACAGTTAGTTAATTAACCGGGTATGATAGGTCGCGTCGAGTTTTCTAACTTTGCACCTAAATTTTTGCGTACATTGTACATTTTCATTCAAGTTTGCCAATTTTGTTTATCATTTACACAATCGCCTGCTTATTAGCTCTTGTTTCTTATGATTTGTATACTCACCATATACACTGCGCGACAGCGAGTCTCTTAGTTGTTGGCTTTGTGAATGATATTGATCATATTGGGGTTTGCTTGTAGATCCgaagcttaagcagcttggCGAAGATAAATTATCGGAATGGCGCTCATGGTTCGATAGTCGTCTGGACGATGCAATTGAAGCTGCCGATTATCAAGGaaatcaaattgttgaaaGTAGGTTACACACGTATATAATGTCAAtgaaacaaatgcatttaaagtgAGAGGATACATATTATGTTGCAACTcaaactttgctttaattaattctctttatttctctttttgcAGCCAAGGAAGATATCAAGGCGAAGACAACTGTGGCAGCGCTGGGAATCTCTGCAGACGAAAGCCGTAAAAAATATGGTGTgactgcaatttaataaaaaactaaatgaatgcttatatttgtttatctttttGCAGATAAGCTGCAGAACCAAGTGGAAACGCTGCAGACTGAAATCATGAATGTGCAAATCAAATACCAAAAAGAACTTGAAAAAATGGAGAAGGAAAATCGTGAGCTACGTTCGCAATATCTTATATTGAAGACCAATAAGAAGACGACGCTGAAGCGCATTAAGAAATCCTTAATTGATATGTACTCGGAAGTGCTGGATGAGCTATCTGGCTATGATACGGGCTACACCATGGCTGATCATTTAccgcgtgttgttgttgtgggcgaTCAGAGCAGCGGCAAGACCTCGGTGCTGGAATCCATAGCTAAGGCGCGCATATTTCCACGTGGCAGCGGTGAAATGATGACGCGTGCACCAGTCAAGGTTACATTGGCCGAGGGACCATATCATGTGGCACAGTTTCGTGACACAGATCGTGAATATGATCTCACCAAAGAGTCGGATCTGGCGGATCTGAGGCGTGAGGTGGAGTTCCGCATGCGTGCCTCTGTAAGAGGTGGCAAGACCGTGAGCAATGAAGTCATATCCATGACCGTTAAGGGACCTGGATTACAGCGCATGGTCTTGGTGGACTTGCCCGGCATTATATCGGTAAATAAAcagtaaaaatttataaatttgatgtaaactataattaatttttacagaCAATGACAGTCGACATGGCATCAGATACGAAGGATTCTATTCACCAAATGACTAAACATTATATGAGCAATCCAAATGCAATTATACTATGCATACAGGATGGTTCTGTTGATGCGGAACGCAGCAATGTCACGGATCTGGTCATGCAATGCGATCCACTGGGACGGCGCACCATATTTGTGTTGACCAAAGTGGATTTGGCAGAGGAACTGGCAGACCCAGATCGCATTAGAAAGATATTGTCAGGCAAACTGTTTCCGATGAAAGCATTGGGTTACTATGCAGTAGTAACAGGTCGTGGACGCAAGGACGATAGCATAGAGTCTATAAGGCAGTATGAAGAGGACTTTTTCAAGAACTCTAAATTGTTTCAGTAAGTTTAAAATTGCACAAGCTTaaattgttgattaatttttagaCAATTGCAGTCGACGTGGCGTTATAATGCCGCATCAGGTAACGAGCCGTAATCTTAGCTTGGCTGTGTCGGATCGTTTCTGGAAAATGGTGCGGGAAACTATAGAGCAGCAAGCAGATGCATTTAAGGCCACCAGATTTAATCTGGAAACCGAATGGAAAAACAATTTCCCCAGGTAAGCAGATAAAACATTTAGGcgcgcatatatttttttaatttaatttgcagacTGCGTGAATCTGGTCGGGATGAGCTATTCGATAAGGCTAAAGGCGAAATTCTCGATGAGGTGGTGACGCTCTCACAGATCTCGGCAAAGAAATGGGATGATGCACTCACTGCCAAACTCTGGGAGAAACTATCCAATTATGTATTCGAAAATATTTATCTACCCGCTGCACAGTCAGGTTCTCAAAGTAATATTCTGTAGTTATAAGTATTAGTTCTTAAGGAAGGAatcatcagcatacatcaATCACGCACTAATTGTCAAGTGTTTATGTGCTAACAAGTCAGCGCTTTAAGTCAGGATATTCAGGTCAATAAGCGGGTATTTACATATTGCCAAAACGAGTTTTAACTTAACGCATAGCCTTGCCATTGAATcatgtgtttaaatttaaactgtgTGCTCCCCAAATTCGAATTTCATTAGCATGtatccaaaaacaaaaaacaaaaagaagttATATCAGCAGGTTTCAGCTTTGTCACAGTCATGTGCGAATAAGGCGCGTACTTTCGGTGGCAAGTGTGATTTACACTTTTAACGcgaattttcaattaaagctgcgttaatttgttttgatgaACAAAAGCAGAatgctttcaatatttttattaatactgTATTTATCTATCGATGTGCTTATCATTTACGTATTTGTTGTCATTTATATGCTACGCACTTGCAACAAGCAATTAACTTAACTGACGCTACTTCTTATAGATTCCTTTAATACCATGGTGGACATAAAGCTGCGACAGTGGGCGGAGCAGGCATTGCCCGCCAAATCAGTTGAGGCTGGCTGGGAGGCGCTGCAGCAAGAGTTTAAATCGCTGATGGAGCGTGCTAAGAAATCGCACGATCACGATGGACTCTTCGATCAGCTCAAGGCGGCTGTGGTGGATGATGCCATACGACGACACAGCTGGGAGGACAAGGCCATCGATATGCTGCGTGTTATACAATTGAATACATTAGAAGATCGCTTTGTGCACGACAAAGGCGAATGGGATCTGGCGGTGAAGTTCTTGGAAAACTCTGTCACcgccaagctgcagcaaacgGATGAGACACTGGGACAAATGTTTGGACCTGGCCCGTGGGCGCGTTTCGCACACTGGCAGTACTTAACGCCCGATCAGCAAAAGCGACGCAGCGTTAAGAACGAACTTGACAAAATACTCAAGACGGATGTGGTGCGTGTgagcaaaatattaatgagtgtgcataaataattggaaatatttgcttgtttatttgcagaAACATTTGCCGACGCTAAGCTACGATGAATTGACAACGGTGCGCAAAAATCTGCAGCGAGATAATGTGGATGTCGATACGGATTATATACGGCAAACTTGGTTCCCTGTTTACAGAAAGTGCGTATGGACTTAAGCGTGTGCGGTTTATGGCAActacaattgtttgttttgtttgcagacACTTTTtgcagcagtcgctgcagcGTGCGAGAGACTGCCGCAAGGCTTATTATCTGTACACGCAACAGGGCACAGAGTGTGAGGTCTCCTGCAGCGATGTGGTGCTCTTCTGGCGCATACAGCAGGTCATTAAAGTCACTGGCAATGCGCTGCGGCAGCAGGTTATAAATCGCGAGGCGCGTCGCCTGGACAAGGAGATCAAAGCTGTGCTCGATGAGTTTGGCGATGATGAGGAGAAGAAGGCGCATCTACTTACGGGCAAGCGTGTGCTGCTGGCCGAGGAGCTAAGTGCGTAGCTCCTATAAGTTTATTAAGCTGCACTactaattatttcttttattttgcagtcAAAGTGCGAATGATACAGGAGAAGCTTGAAGAGTTTATCAATTCGTTAAATCAAGAAAAATAGATTGGTGTGCCATGACCAAAGACACAACTgcgttaattatttaatgttttttaatttaagctcaaAAACGAACGTTTAAAGTCATCAACAACACGCATTGTTCATAACAATTTTCCTTAGTTGTTAGCTATTACGCTTATTttgtgcagcaaacaaaaacaaaaaactccgattaataaattatatcaGACATTGTTAGTTTGTATATTAGAAGTCAATGCTTTTTACTCACGTGTCCtaaattgcacataaaataataaataaacacaaattgtatTGGTTGGTttgtaaattacttaaaagagtttattgtaaaatgtataactgatatatatatatagtgtatatagtCTGTTAATTTTTACGCACGTTTAGAATTATGTATTATGTGTagattttgttataaatgaatttacgTTATAAACTTGGCACGCAAAACGTGCTAAACTTGCTTGAGtatgcttgtatgtatgttttgtatatatgtgtatatatatctatagtGTTATCTTATGTGCGAGCCGACGCCACAACGTATTTGTTTACACTACTGCATGATCAACGATGGGAGTTGGACATTGGGGACTTGCGCAGTGCAATAACCTCAGAGTCAATCTCgtcttgttttcttttgttttgttttgttttgtatgtatgtgtgtttgcttagGGCTAGaacttacatatgtacaaactATGTAACAAGTCTGGAAGCCAACGTGAGCCAgcagtttagtttttagtttagtcgtacttaataattaaaaacaaatgcaaacatcGTCTTCATCATAagtatatagtgtatatatatatatgtatattatgtacatatgtattgtatattacTTGGCAGTCGAATTGTGGCCCAGCCATGTGCTCAGCTGCTTAAAAgtgattttattaatattattattttcgatttcgtttgcacacacacacatacacatacacacatgcgtgTCTAGTGTCTATTTGTTGTAAAAGAATGTATCGCTTTTGaatcaatttgtaaattaattagacCTTGGAGTGCCATTACAGCAAATTGATTTGGCAATTgaataacaaaacaattgttgaattattaaatatttgaaagtgCGTGCTATGCTTAAAATCattttagaaattaatttaaattaaaattgtatagtttttatgcttgtgatgtgcatgtgtgtgtgtgtgtgagggcgAGGCACAAACATTACGCTTAAGTTTAATCAATCTTATACACTAAATCTAGACAATTAGATAAATCAAGAAAATAAGCTCGCGCAAAGCTGCTCCGCAGCTCCCTGAGCAAACAACAGCACATGGATACAAGGCAGCAGCGGGGATCGGGGCGTGGTGgggcagggcagggcaggTGAGACATATCAGTTACAAACTGAAATTACTGTTTACCAGTTCGTTGCGGTTAACACTGCGAGCGATCTTCAATCAGCAAACGAAGACAGCTTGTGATTGGACAATTAAGGTTGTTGCGTGCTTCGTGTTTTCTGTTTGCCATGGCGCTTAGGCCGCCGGCAGCGCCTCGTTCTTCTCATTGCGTCGCTTCTCCCAGTTGGAGATGTAGGTGAGCGGATAGCAGAGGAAGCCGGACAGCAGAATGAGTCCGCCGGCAAAGTAGAAGGCGACATTGTAGCTCTCGGTGGCCGTGTATAAAGCGCCTGCAATGGGACTGCCAATGGTGGCGG
Protein-coding regions in this window:
- the LOC108597510 gene encoding dynamin-like 120 kDa protein, mitochondrial isoform X4, which translates into the protein MLRIYQNTYRRTARKAVVYSTKVACCNHSTLCNITGQAHSKRHGAGAHWQQHNNQRHEEFLLGGNQARGWTIPPHSRGYGMLVVRILRGALKLRYIVLGGAIGGGVSLSKKYEDWKDGLPDLKWLEDALPQGERWSQFSKNLIEVGGLVKNAIDIAKEDIKAKTTVAALGISADESRKKYDKLQNQVETLQTEIMNVQIKYQKELEKMEKENRELRSQYLILKTNKKTTLKRIKKSLIDMYSEVLDELSGYDTGYTMADHLPRVVVVGDQSSGKTSVLESIAKARIFPRGSGEMMTRAPVKVTLAEGPYHVAQFRDTDREYDLTKESDLADLRREVEFRMRASVRGGKTVSNEVISMTVKGPGLQRMVLVDLPGIISTMTVDMASDTKDSIHQMTKHYMSNPNAIILCIQDGSVDAERSNVTDLVMQCDPLGRRTIFVLTKVDLAEELADPDRIRKILSGKLFPMKALGYYAVVTGRGRKDDSIESIRQYEEDFFKNSKLFHRRGVIMPHQVTSRNLSLAVSDRFWKMVRETIEQQADAFKATRFNLETEWKNNFPRLRESGRDELFDKAKGEILDEVVTLSQISAKKWDDALTAKLWEKLSNYVFENIYLPAAQSGSQNSFNTMVDIKLRQWAEQALPAKSVEAGWEALQQEFKSLMERAKKSHDHDGLFDQLKAAVVDDAIRRHSWEDKAIDMLRVIQLNTLEDRFVHDKGEWDLAVKFLENSVTAKLQQTDETLGQMFGPGPWARFAHWQYLTPDQQKRRSVKNELDKILKTDVKHLPTLSYDELTTVRKNLQRDNVDVDTDYIRQTWFPVYRKHFLQQSLQRARDCRKAYYLYTQQGTECEVSCSDVVLFWRIQQVIKVTGNALRQQVINREARRLDKEIKAVLDEFGDDEEKKAHLLTGKRVLLAEELIKVRMIQEKLEEFINSLNQEK
- the LOC108597510 gene encoding dynamin-like 120 kDa protein, mitochondrial isoform X6, which codes for MLRIYQNTYRRTARKAVVYSTKVACCNHSTLCNITGQAHSKRHGAGAHWQQHNNQRHEEFLLGGNQARGWTIPPHSRGYGMLVVRILRGALKLRYIVLGGAIGGGVSLSKKYEDWKDGLPDLKWLEDALPQGERWSQFSKNLIEVGGLVKNAIDIAKEDIKAKTTVAALGISADESHKLQNQVETLQTEIMNVQIKYQKELEKMEKENRELRSQYLILKTNKKTTLKRIKKSLIDMYSEVLDELSGYDTGYTMADHLPRVVVVGDQSSGKTSVLESIAKARIFPRGSGEMMTRAPVKVTLAEGPYHVAQFRDTDREYDLTKESDLADLRREVEFRMRASVRGGKTVSNEVISMTVKGPGLQRMVLVDLPGIISTMTVDMASDTKDSIHQMTKHYMSNPNAIILCIQDGSVDAERSNVTDLVMQCDPLGRRTIFVLTKVDLAEELADPDRIRKILSGKLFPMKALGYYAVVTGRGRKDDSIESIRQYEEDFFKNSKLFHRRGVIMPHQVTSRNLSLAVSDRFWKMVRETIEQQADAFKATRFNLETEWKNNFPRLRESGRDELFDKAKGEILDEVVTLSQISAKKWDDALTAKLWEKLSNYVFENIYLPAAQSGSQNSFNTMVDIKLRQWAEQALPAKSVEAGWEALQQEFKSLMERAKKSHDHDGLFDQLKAAVVDDAIRRHSWEDKAIDMLRVIQLNTLEDRFVHDKGEWDLAVKFLENSVTAKLQQTDETLGQMFGPGPWARFAHWQYLTPDQQKRRSVKNELDKILKTDVKHLPTLSYDELTTVRKNLQRDNVDVDTDYIRQTWFPVYRKHFLQQSLQRARDCRKAYYLYTQQGTECEVSCSDVVLFWRIQQVIKVTGNALRQQVINREARRLDKEIKAVLDEFGDDEEKKAHLLTGKRVLLAEELIKVRMIQEKLEEFINSLNQEK